In Chitinivibrionales bacterium, the genomic window CCTCAGAAAGCTATGGCGAAAATACTCGTTTATGGATATGGAAACCCAGGCCGTTCCGATGACGGCCTGGGTGTTTTATTGGCGGAACGGATCGAAAAAGAAAGCCTTCCCGGTATAACGGTCGAAACCAATTACCAGCTCAATGCCGAAGATGCTCTCGAAATCTCACAGTACGATGCCGTGATTTTTGCCGACGCCTCCGAAAACGATATCGAGCCGTTCCGTTTCACCAAACTGCAACCCGAATATGAAGTCTCGTTCTCGACCCATGCCATGTCCCCCGGCTCGGTGCTCAAACTCTGCCACGAACTTTACCGGAGCGATCTTCCGGCATTTCTGCTCGAAATGAAAGGCTATGACTGGGCCATGGCCGAAGGCTTGAGTGA contains:
- a CDS encoding hydrogenase maturation protease, yielding MAKILVYGYGNPGRSDDGLGVLLAERIEKESLPGITVETNYQLNAEDALEISQYDAVIFADASENDIEPFRFTKLQPEYEVSFSTHAMSPGSVLKLCHELYRSDLPAFLLEMKGYDWAMAEGLSEKAEENLQKAFAFALKRLKEGSLESLITAAG